One region of Alosa sapidissima isolate fAloSap1 chromosome 1, fAloSap1.pri, whole genome shotgun sequence genomic DNA includes:
- the LOC121724661 gene encoding titin-like isoform X1: MASVGRQNLQVWMFWLLIASCGGLKEDDVLKSPKKEIFTRRDYSNHAKSSPQPSIKRVVYYGHLTMGTKKLNLSAEGNPIANDAELFSGSFGDSTDYQSDSSHVFKGPEGVAEGVFSQNRRTPAVDRLLGMKPKVECVENSMTLKLHGAAPLGVPFHIDRGNAYPLSLSEMPSVCGYTMRRSWRDLVFSTPYDGCFVAQKESIYVLPLVIYGIPVRMACPSVAPTPPSVTCHASGMTVKMESSASVKDVQVKVNRKWESLMKVSPQCGFSVVEHPDGVIISVKYLPCIEEQDGMFTFEVAAKGDFKISCPSLSSMHAMATACPESSSTACSPTSLDGPLNLSQTLTESITSSPPSDQSKYQNVQFPYVYNPEGVVAIHEPEVPEVPQLPPRPVLQPIPAPPDTVYPKKPAPVENPSKSIPPHTPGPVQYPAQFPFYSFKPEFYQPAPKPDGVSPKPELSEVPQLPERPVPQTTRAPLGPVYMEKPTPVEDPSKNMPDQNPEHMQSAGKFPSYFFEPGFYPPDLVPAISEPKLPEVPQHPQRPVLQSTPAPKKPAPVKGPPKSMPDKHPEHGQFPFYFFKPGFYPPDHVPAIPESDYPKVPELPQRPVSQPSLAPLDPVYPTKPAPVQDPPRSMPDKHPEHGQFPFYFFKPGFYPPDHVPAIPESDYPKVPELPQRPVSQPSLAPLDPVYPTKPAPVQDPPRSMPDKHPEHGQFPFYSFKPEFCQPAPKPDCVSPSPKPELSEVPQLPERPVPQATQAPLGPVYMEKPTPVEDPSKNMPDQNPEHMQSAGKFPFSFFKPGFYPPDHVPAISESDYPKVPELPRRPVSQPSLAPLDPVYPTKPAPVQDPPRSMPDKHPEHGQFPFYFFKPGFYPPDHVPAIPESDYPKVPELPQRPVSQPSLAPLDPVYPTKPAPVQDPPRSMPDKHPEHGQFPFYFFKPGFYPPDHVPAIPESDYPKVPELPQRPVSQPSLAPLDPVYPTKPAPVQDPPRSMPDKNPEHGQFPFYSFKPEFCQPAPKPDCVSPSPKPELSEVPQLPERPVPQATQAPLGPVYMEKPTPVEDPSKNMPDQNPEHMQSAGKFPFSFFKPGFYPPDHVPAISESDYPKVPELPRRPVSQPSLAPLDPVYPTKPAPVQDPPRSMPDKHPEHGQFPFYFFKPGFYPPDHVPAIPESDYPKVPELPQRPVSQPSLAPLDPVYPTKPAPVQDPPRSMPDKHPEHGQFPFYFFKPGFYPPDHVPAIPESDYPKVPELPQRPVSQPSLAPLDPVYPTKPAPVQDPPRSMPDKHPEHGQFPFYFFKPGFYPPDHVPAVPESDYQVPELPGRPVPQTTRAPLGPFYPKRPVIVVEPPLAPSVPAHPPTEVPIHHVHQLYPIVTPPTKPKMPIPQSPSLVPIPTLQTTEPASVLSSTTAQKTVVDSPPSPLFDANMLKPPNRLFHQSTHCPTVCTLAHSNCCPLALSFHQHFHHHNHFAPAQNQVVQPASATSDKEPTYIQQLSSAVLVSKLDPAVKPISPQAHQLPTSKLHSNQPVKEPLPYQWAEVHTPVHSALSLNLPLATSGLGPQAVPTKVAGNGNPKSTVKPGILNVHPKNIGPSKKKSSPQSSSSGLSGEYFATHGSPLSSKHYWKPVRPHHTY, from the exons ATGGCGTCGGTAGGTCGGCAAAACTTACAGGTGTGGATGTTCTGGCTTCTCATAGCAAGTTGTGGAGGTCTGAAAGAGGATGACGTCTTAAAATCTCCAAAGAAGGAAATATTCACTAGACGAGACTATTCAAATCATGCAAAGAGTTCACCACAGCCATCTATTAAGCGGGTAGTATACTACGGACATTTAACAATGGGAACTAAGAAATTGAATCTGTCTGCTGAGGGGAACCCCATTGCCAATGATGCCGAGTTGTTCAGTGGATCTTTTGGAGACAGTACTGATTATCAGTCCGACTCTTcccatgtgt TTAAGGGACCAGAAGGTGTTGCTGAAGGAGTTTTCAGTCAGAACAGGAGGACCCCTGCTGTAGACCGATTACTGGGAATGAAACCAAAGGTCGAATGCGTTGAGAATTCAATGACACTCAAACTTCATGGAGCGGCTCCTTTGGGGGTTCCTTTTCATATAGACAGAG GGAATGCATACCCTCTCTCATTATCAGAAATGCCTTCGGTCTGTGGCTACACAatgaggaggagctggagggaTTTGGTTTTCAGTACACCATACGATGGCTGTTTTGTAGCTCAAAAG GAATCCATTTATGTCTTACCTCTGGTTATCTATGGCATACCTGTGAGAATGGCCTGCCCAAGCGTTGCCCCAACCCCCCCTTCTGTGACTTGCCATGCCAGTGGAATGACTGTAAAAATGGAATCCTCTGCCTCTGTTAAAGATGTTCAAGTGAAGG TCAACAGAAAATGGGAGTCGCTGATGAAGGTGTCCCCCCAGTGTGGCTTCAGTGTTGTAGAACATCCTGATGGAGTGATTATATCTGTCAAGTATTTGCCATGTATTGAAGAACAG GATGGTATGTTTACATTTGAGGTAGCAGCTAAAGGAGACTTTAAAATCTCTTGTCCATCTCTGTCTTCTATGCATGCTATGGCCACTGCTTGTCCTGAATCCTCAAGCACCGCTTGCTCACCTACCTCGTTAGATGGTCCCCTAAATCTATCCCAGACCCTAACAGAATCTATAACCTCTAGTCCTCCATCAGACCAATCAAAATACCAAAATGTTCAATTTCCTTATGTCTACAATCCTGAAGGCGTTGTTGCAATCCATGAACCTGAAGTACCAGAAGTACCACAACTTCCACCAAGACCAGTTCTCCAACCTATTCCGGCACCTCCAGACACAGTTTACCCTAAGAAACCAGCACCTGTTGAGAATCCTTCCAAAAGCATTCCCCCTCATACCCCTGGACCTGTACAGTATCCAGCACAATTCCCTTTCTATTCTTTCAAACCTGAATTTTACCAGCCTGCTCCTAAGCCTGACGGTGTCTCTCCAAAGCCTGAGCTTTCAGAAGTACCACAGCTTCCAGAAAGACCAGTTCCCCAGACTACACGGGCACCTTTAGGCCCTGTTTACATGGAGAAGCCAACACCTGTTGAGGATCCTTCCAAAAACATGCCTGATCAAAACCCTGAACACATGCAGTCTGCAGGAAAATTCCCTTCCTATTTTTTCGAACCTGGATTTTACCCACCTGACCTTGTTCCTGCAATTTCTGAACCTAAGCTTCCAGAAGTACCACAACATCCACAAAGACCAGTTCTCCAATCTACACCGGCACCAAAGAAGCCAGCACCTGTTAAGGGTCCACCTAAAAGCATGCCTGATAAACACCCTGAACACGGACAATTCCCTTTCTATTTTTTCAAACCTGGATTTTACCCACCTGACCATGTTCCTGCAATCCCTGAATCTGATTATCCAAAAGTACCAGAACTTCCACAAAGACCAGTATCCCAACCTTCACTGGCACCTCTGGACCCAGTTTACCCTACAAAGCCAGCACCTGTTCAGGATCCACCTAGAAGCATGCCTGATAAACACCCTGAACACGGACAATTCCCTTTCTATTTTTTCAAACCTGGATTTTACCCACCTGACCATGTTCCTGCAATCCCTGAATCTGATTATCCAAAAGTACCAGAACTTCCACAAAGACCAGTATCCCAACCTTCACTGGCACCTCTGGACCCAGTTTACCCTACAAAGCCAGCACCTGTTCAGGATCCACCTAGAAGCATGCCTGATAAACACCCTGAACACGGACAATTCCCTTTCTATTCTTTCAAACCTGAATTTTGCCAGCCTGCTCCTAAGCCTGACTGTGTCTCTCCAAGCCCAAAGCCTGAGCTTTCAGAAGTACCACAGCTTCCAGAAAGACCAGTTCCCCAGGCTACACAGGCACCTTTAGGCCCTGTTTACATGGAGAAGCCAACACCTGTTGAGGATCCTTCCAAAAACATGCCTGATCAAAACCCTGAACACATGCAGTCTGCAGGAAAattccctttctcttttttcaaaCCTGGATTTTACCCACCTGACCATGTTCCTGCAATCTCTGAATCTGATTATCCAAAAGTACCAGAACTTCCACGAAGACCAGTATCCCAACCTTCACTGGCACCTCTGGACCCAGTTTACCCTACAAAGCCAGCACCTGTTCAGGATCCACCTAGAAGCATGCCTGATAAACACCCTGAACACGGACAATTCCCTTTCTATTTTTTCAAACCTGGATTTTACCCACCTGACCATGTTCCTGCAATCCCTGAATCTGATTATCCAAAAGTACCAGAACTTCCACAAAGACCAGTATCCCAACCTTCACTGGCACCTCTGGACCCAGTTTACCCTACAAAGCCAGCACCTGTTCAGGATCCACCTAGAAGCATGCCTGATAAACACCCTGAACACGGACAATTCCCTTTCTATTTTTTCAAACCTGGATTTTACCCACCTGACCATGTTCCTGCAATCCCTGAATCTGATTATCCAAAAGTACCAGAACTTCCACAAAGACCAGTATCCCAACCTTCACTGGCACCTCTGGACCCAGTTTACCCTACAAAGCCAGCACCTGTTCAGGATCCACCTAGAAGCATGCCTGATAAAAACCCTGAACATGGACAATTCCCTTTTTATTCTTTCAAACCTGAATTTTGCCAGCCTGCTCCTAAGCCTGACTGTGTCTCTCCAAGCCCAAAGCCTGAGCTTTCAGAAGTACCACAGCTTCCAGAAAGACCAGTTCCCCAGGCTACACAGGCACCTTTAGGCCCTGTTTACATGGAGAAGCCAACACCTGTTGAGGATCCTTCCAAAAACATGCCTGATCAAAACCCTGAACACATGCAGTCTGCAGGAAAattccctttctcttttttcaaaCCTGGATTTTACCCACCTGACCATGTTCCTGCAATCTCTGAATCTGATTATCCAAAAGTACCAGAACTTCCACGAAGACCAGTATCCCAACCTTCACTGGCACCTCTGGACCCAGTTTACCCTACAAAGCCAGCACCTGTTCAGGATCCACCTAGAAGCATGCCTGATAAACACCCTGAACATGGACAATTCCCTTTCTATTTTTTCAAACCTGGATTTTACCCACCTGACCATGTTCCTGCAATCCCTGAATCTGATTATCCAAAAGTACCAGAACTTCCACAAAGACCAGTATCCCAACCTTCACTGGCACCTCTGGACCCAGTTTACCCTACAAAGCCAGCACCTGTTCAGGATCCACCTAGAAGCATGCCTGATAAACACCCTGAACACGGACAATTCCCTTTCTATTTTTTCAAACCTGGATTTTACCCACCTGACCATGTTCCTGCAATCCCTGAATCTGATTATCCAAAAGTACCAGAACTTCCACAAAGACCAGTATCCCAACCTTCACTGGCACCTCTGGACCCAGTTTACCCTACAAAGCCAGCACCTGTTCAGGATCCACCTAGAAGCATGCCTGATAAACACCCTGAACACGGACAATTCCCTTTCTATTTTTTCAAACCTGGATTTTACCCACCTGACCATGTTCCTGCAGTCCCTGAATCTGATTATCAAGTACCAGAACTTCCAGGAAGACCAGTTCCCCAGACTACACGGGCACCTTTGGGCCCATTTTATCCAAAACGGCCAGTTATTGTTGTGGAGCCTCCCCTTGCTCCCTCTGTGCCTGCACATCCTCCCACAGAAGTTCCTATTCATCATGTGCATCAGCTCTATCCCATAGTAACACCTCCTACAAAACCAAAGATGCCGATCCCTCAAAGCCCTAGTCTTGTACCAATCCCCACATTACAAACAACAGAACCGGCATCGGTACTCTCCTCGACCACTGCCCAAAAAACTGTAGTAGATTCTCCACCATCACCTTTGTTTGATGCCAATATGCTGAAACCTCCTAATCGTCTAtttcatcaatctacacactgTCCCACTGTCTGTACTCTTGCCCATTCCAACTGCTGTCCACTGGCCTTGTCCTTCCATCAGCAtttccaccaccacaaccactttGCTCCTGCTCAAAACCAGGTGGTTCAGCCAGCATCAGCAACTAGTGACAAGGAGCCTACCTATATCCAGCAACTCTCTTCTGCTGTGCTCGTGTCCAAACTCGATCCAGCTGTGAAACCCATTTCACCACAAGCCCATCAGCTACCAACTTCTAAACTCCACAGCAATCAACCGGTTAAAGAACCTCTGCCTTACCAGTGGGCAGAGGTTCACACCCCAGTGCATTCTGCACTGTCTTTGAATCTTCCTTTGGCTACCTCTGGGCTTGGTCCTCAAGCTGTTCCTACGAAGGTCGCTGGTAATGGGAACCCAAAATCAACCGTTAAACCTGGAATATTAAATGTTCACCCTAAGAATATTGGGCCCTCCAAAAAAAAATCCTCCCCTCAGAGCTCTAGCTCTGGTCTGAGTGGTGAATATTTTGCAACACATGGATCACCTCTGTCTTCTAAGCATTACTGGAAACCGGTGAGGCCTCATCATACATATTGA